Proteins from one Bos taurus isolate L1 Dominette 01449 registration number 42190680 breed Hereford chromosome 7, ARS-UCD2.0, whole genome shotgun sequence genomic window:
- the MBD3L3 gene encoding putative methyl-CpG-binding domain protein 3-like 3 translates to MPEELEKKRQEILVKAKQRRRDRCLLPLRLTSCIFQKPVTRITSHPGNVVKRRPCEETLEKPQQAFAFRRLQGLQVYSPEGEPFRTMDSANVSGLIVQRGAGESLGRAGAWSLHTSSEPIIAQSSDGAELNPRLGLFLPHALCRRPVTVADIRRQSRKVKRARERLIMALRADGLAREAKRARSQKKCS, encoded by the coding sequence ATGCCTGAAGAGCTGGAGAAGAAAAGACAGGAGATTTTAGTCAAGGCCAAGCAGAGGCGTCGTGACAGATGTTTACTTCCTCTGAGGCTGACCAGCTGCATTTTCCAGAAGCCAGTCACAAGGATAACCTCTCATCCTGGCAATGTGGTCAAAAGACGTCCATGCGAGGAGACCCTGGAAAAGCCCCAGCAAGCCTTTGCATTCCGGAGACTGCAGGGACTCCAAGTCTACAGCCCTGAAGGAGAACCTTTCAGGACCATGGACAGCGCAAACGTTTCCGGACTCATTGTCCAGCGTGGTGCCGGTGAATCCCTGGGTCGTGCTGGTGCCTGGTCTCTGCACACTAGCTCTGAGCCCATCATTGCCCAGTCTTCAGATGGGGCAGAGCTCAACCCAAGGTTGGGGCTTTTTCTCCCACACGCCCTCTGCAGACGACCAGTAACAGTTGCAGATATTCGCCGACAGTCTCGGAAAGTGAAGAGAGCAAGGGAGAGATTGATTATGGCCTTGAGGGCAGACGGGCTTGCCAGGGAGGCAAAGAGAGCCAGGAGCCAGAAAAAATGTTCCTGA